In the genome of Dermatophagoides farinae isolate YC_2012a chromosome 4, ASM2471394v1, whole genome shotgun sequence, the window tatttttttttttttttttttttgaatattgaaacggaaagaatttttttagcgaaaaagaaaaaaaggatgtATTAGAATGAGCGAGAGTTATCCTGTCCGTCCTATATGAAGTGATTCACTAAGTTTCTGTATTTTTTATACATGCATGTAAAAAATATAGCCTGACACTTGACCATCAATAAAAACTTCacttgttttgattttgatattgTAACATGTGATTCGGATAACATTTACTATACAGAATCGACTGTATTAATCgattaaatcaattcaataatgatcaatggcGTGGATCAACACACAGGATCTATGTGTGGTTCTGATCACTCAGGTGAGTATatgaatcattttatattcaatttattttcaatttcaacatttattATAATCTAAACTTGGCCCTTATTttagttattattttttgcatTCGGATGGTATATTTTTGTTAAGAAATTATTTCGTGATTATGAAATCAACCATAAATGGGTACAGATATTGTTTTGCGTTACGTTGTCCATATCATGCTGTatgtttgaattgattatattcGAAATTGTCGATTTTCTTGATACTAGGTTAGTGAAAAATGTGGATCTGATCATTTTAATTCGATCTAAATTTTTTGGCTTTTATTTCAGTTCACGTTATTTCCATTGGTATCTATCCATATACCTGATGCTATTTATGCTTTTGGTTGCCTTACCATTTTCGATTTCTTATTTtctcattgaaaattgttttgccGATGGCCGTTCACCTATAAGATGGCGTTCCAAGTTTATTCTTACCGGAATCTTATggttaatttttattatcattttctggGAAATTGGCAATCCTTTCCCAATATCATCGCCACGTCACGGAATTCTATCGATCGAACATCAGATTAGTCGGGTTGGCATCATAGGCGTTACTTTGATTGCCATGTTATCAGGTTTTGGTGCGGTTAACTATCCTTATGTCTCAATGTCATATTTCACGACAACTGTTACTTCAGCCGATCTAGCCAATGCCGAAAAACGGTTAATGCAAACGTgggataaaattattatgaagaaaaaacaaatctccACGGCATTGCACAATCAAAAAGTATCGGCAAGCGGTGGTCAATcgattcagaattcaaattcacTTTCAAGGGTATCGTTCTGGTCATATCTGAAAAATTTTGGCGCCTCTTTCGATTCAACGGCCAACGTACAACAATTACAACGTGAATGTGCCAACCTAGAGGAAATGTCAAGGCAATTGTTTCTGGAATATGTTGATCTTAAATGGATGGAGGAAAGATTTGTACAATCCCGAACAATCAAAGGTCAATTCTTCAACTATCTCGGCTACTTTTTCTCGATTTATTGTATTTATAAAATCATACTTGTAAGTATCAGTAATTAAGTATCAAGTATCTCCGttctgattgatttttatcctattttttttctatttattgtCTGTCGATAGTGTACGATAAACATTGTATTTGATCGTGTAGGCCGTATGGATCCAATAACACGTACACTTCAATTTCTCGTCAACTACATCGGTATCGATGTTGATGTAAAATTCTGGTCACAACATTGTTCATTTCTTGTTATTGGCGTTATTGTTTTAACGTCAACACGTGGTTTGCTCATCAATTTAACAAAGGTAAGATATATGAGAGAATTTCTGAAAACACTCTAATCTATATTATTGATATAACTTAGTTTTTCTATGCCATTTCTTCGTCCAAATCATCCAATATCATTGTTTGTCTATTGGCCGAATTAATGGGCATGTATTTTGTCGCATCGATCCTATTGATGCGTATGAACATGCCGTTAGAATATCGGATGATCATTACCGAGGTACTTGGTGATcttcaatttaaattctatCATCGATGGTTCGATGTTATATTTCTGATCTCAGCGTTGGTCAGCATCGGTTTCATTTACATTAGCCGTCaacagatgatgaaaaaagaattgtgaTGGATAAAACACATatgatcaaacaacaacaacaacaacgaatcgAAATCTCATTCTATCTTTAtatgctgtgtgtgtgtattgttcATTGGACCAattaaacaaa includes:
- the GPHR gene encoding Golgi pH regulator, whose product is MAWINTQDLCVVLITQLLFFAFGWYIFVKKLFRDYEINHKWVQILFCVTLSISCCMFELIIFEIVDFLDTSSRYFHWYLSIYLMLFMLLVALPFSISYFLIENCFADGRSPIRWRSKFILTGILWLIFIIIFWEIGNPFPISSPRHGILSIEHQISRVGIIGVTLIAMLSGFGAVNYPYVSMSYFTTTVTSADLANAEKRLMQTWDKIIMKKKQISTALHNQKVSASGGQSIQNSNSLSRVSFWSYLKNFGASFDSTANVQQLQRECANLEEMSRQLFLEYVDLKWMEERFVQSRTIKGQFFNYLGYFFSIYCIYKIILCTINIVFDRVGRMDPITRTLQFLVNYIGIDVDVKFWSQHCSFLVIGVIVLTSTRGLLINLTKFFYAISSSKSSNIIVCLLAELMGMYFVASILLMRMNMPLEYRMIITEVLESELPFHGPYSKPSTVTLRLRSLASDRNMAFKVKTTAPKFYSVSPTHGFIAPDADCMIQLTFNGNEQDLRISKIKHKFLVQATNGPEDIDSIAPDRFWKELNSSNQNSIIYEQKLQCLFDPLESLETSNDNNMQQQFKSFVATATDKSEGILNQLLTPLENDHNSVSSSTLANNEQQQRRFSLKTLIWAIFAAIIAIVAALPIYWNRLRSKQSPSSTEHHNSNGSINNNAGTLSLTNSNESRLMKTTIYIGAATLVAVIGWAIYQWRKRNSL